One Tolypothrix bouteillei VB521301 DNA window includes the following coding sequences:
- a CDS encoding glucosamine-6-phosphate deaminase, whose product MPTAKKSFRVDALQVQVYNSELELAQDVAETTQQYLQNILLEKETAVLLLATGNSQLKFLDALSANGGIDWSRIILFHLDEYLGIESDHSASFRHYLRERVEKRVNPKIFHYIEGDTMQPLRECDRYTKLLQAQPIDLCCLGIGENGHLAFNDPAVADFNDPHAVKLVKLDDVNRQQQVSTGYFSKLEAVPQYAFTVTIPLICSARKIICLAQGKRKEKIVQQMLYGDVTVDCPASILRTCDSATLFLDVDAARRLR is encoded by the coding sequence ATGCCAACCGCAAAAAAGTCTTTTCGTGTCGATGCTTTACAGGTACAGGTTTACAACTCCGAACTCGAACTGGCGCAGGATGTTGCAGAAACAACACAACAGTATTTACAAAACATCCTCCTAGAGAAAGAAACGGCTGTTTTATTATTAGCAACAGGGAACTCTCAACTTAAATTTCTTGATGCTTTGAGCGCAAATGGTGGTATAGATTGGTCGCGAATTATCTTGTTTCATTTAGATGAATACTTGGGTATTGAATCTGACCATTCTGCAAGTTTCCGCCACTATTTACGAGAACGTGTTGAAAAGCGAGTGAATCCTAAAATATTTCACTACATTGAAGGTGATACAATGCAACCTTTAAGAGAGTGCGATCGCTACACTAAATTACTGCAAGCACAACCTATAGATTTGTGCTGTCTTGGTATTGGCGAAAACGGACATCTCGCTTTTAACGATCCTGCTGTCGCTGATTTTAACGATCCCCATGCAGTCAAACTTGTGAAGCTAGATGATGTTAACCGCCAACAACAAGTCAGTACGGGTTACTTCTCAAAATTAGAAGCTGTTCCCCAATATGCTTTTACCGTAACTATCCCTTTGATTTGTTCCGCTCGCAAAATTATCTGTCTAGCACAAGGAAAACGTAAAGAGAAAATCGTACAACAGATGTTGTATGGTGATGTGACAGTTGATTGTCCTGCTTCTATTCTTCGCACGTGCGATTCAGCAACATTATTTTTGGATGTCGATGCTGCTAGGCGACTTCGTTAA